The Tripterygium wilfordii isolate XIE 37 chromosome 5, ASM1340144v1, whole genome shotgun sequence genome window below encodes:
- the LOC119998827 gene encoding uncharacterized protein LOC119998827 encodes MSRVLESKRRSPSVIARLMGLDGLPPQQSTHKQNSPAETYQRRTASVERARRSGSWRSFRKTSKEEQEFKDVYEVLDSSNKESSSHSSQGASNSKLSEAEMEFVRQKFMEAKRLSTDEKLQDSQEFRDAIELLESNKDLLLKFLQQPNSLFAKHLHDLQGSSPPCMTPQFLGGRISAMKSSHDRVNENIDMGCKTEREATRKSRSKYAQHHDGFLGKPCNTHTAPNKLKSPKVWLEGKDESAKLPTRIVVLKPNLGNIQNSARTAGSPRSPHAFLQDCSSKIELMTINNKDSELWGRKTLPDDMGLLRHKSREISRKIRTNDLRSKNKGYAGDESSPNTSENESAYELGVRTLITRSINSSSRSRSSSSRSTKSSISQEAKKRLSERWKSTHNSLDLGLTRRGSTLAEMLASPDCKVMPANLDTIISEEGFSGKFNGSDRLEEGFEPLGISSRDGWKVEYMTNLSSSRLSSLHASSTSFGSPKTHEAIVHRQSFRSDRHLMPKKPLNQERDKVVRGSFDQREWSASRKSRSNVKKSQVSSSTFKESNDTAPCINLCEYESKSHFRDDASFECDHVDSEKPTRLVGDESYVPSHIANVEIENKTMAFHHPSQEMPAVMLVEGVHSTENLNSLSLQEPLDLHTEESLENLQHFVAEIQSPSSSKEPDQPSPISVLEATFPDDLSSASECFESLSADLHGLRMQLQLLKLESEAYEEGSVFLSSDEDLRETPLGFSQQKGITESRESSYAVTVLINSGINDIDLDTFRATWDSPECPVNPSVFEELEKKYCDCETWVRHERRLLFDRINSALLVIYEEFADPPHPRTRQRTRICGEWIKKGIKDNVLRVLTSQDKKASKDATEMILGKESQWLDLRNDNEVIGKEIEKFILEDLVTELLAM; translated from the exons ATGTCAAGAGTACTCGAATCAAAAAGACGGTCACCTAGTGTTATTGCTAGATTGATGGGTCTTGATGGGCTTCCACCTCAGCAGTCTACTCATAAACAAAATAGTCCCGCTGAGACTTATCAACGAAGGACAGCTTCAGTAGAAAGAGCTCGAAGAAGTGGCAGCTGGAGGTCATTTAGGAAGACCTCAAAGGAGGAGCAGGAATTTAAAGATGTATACGAAGTTCTAGACTCATCAAACAAGGAGAGCAGTAGTCACTCATCACAGGGTGCTTCAAACTCAAAGCTCTCCGAGGCCGAAATGGAATTTGTTCGCCAGAAGTTCATGGAAGCCAAACGCCTTTCAACTGATGAAAAACTTCAGGATTCACAGGAGTTTCGTGATGCAATTGAGCTGCTTGAGTCAAACAAGGATCTCCTTCTGAAATTTCTTCAACAACCAAATTCATTGTTTGCAAAGCATCTGCATGATTTGCAAGGCTCCTCTCCTCCGTGTATGACTCCTCAATTTCTCGGTGGTCGAATATCAGCTATGAAATCATCACATGATCGGGTAAATGAAAACATTGATATGGGCTGCAAAACAGAGAGGGAAGCTACAAGAAAGAGTCGCTCTAAATATGCTCAGCATCATGATGGTTTCCTTGGTAAACCTTGCAATACACATACTGCTCCTAATAAGCTTAAATCACCGAAAGTTTGGTTAGAAGGAAAAGATGAATCTGCTAAACTTCCAACAAGGATTGTTGTTTTAAAGCCAAACCTAGGGAATATACAGAATTCTGCTAGAACTGCTGGGTCACCTCGTTCTCCTCATGCTTTTCTTCAAGATTGTAGTTCAAAAATCGAACTCATGACAATCAATAACAAAGACTCAGAATTGTGGGGGAGGAAGACCTTACCTGATGACATGGGCCTTTTGAGGCACAAGTCTAGAGAAATCTCCAGAAAGATAAGAACTAATGATTTGAGGTCCAAAAATAAAGGATATGCTGGAGACGAGAGTTCTCCTAACACGTCTGAGAATGAATCTGCATATGAATTAGGAGTGAGAACATTGATCACCAGATCCATCAACTCAAGTTCCCGGAGCAGATCTTCGTCATCCCGTTCGACCAAATCATCTATCAGCCAGGAAGCCAAGAAGAGACTATCTGAGAGGTGGAAATCGACTCATAATTCTCTAGATTTGGGATTGACTAGAAGGGGTAGCACACTGGCTGAGATGCTTGCTAGTCCTGATTGTAAAGTAATGCCAGCAAATTTGGATACCATTATCAGTGAAGAAGGTTTCAGTGGCAAATTCAATGGCAGTGATAGACTGGAAGAGGGGTTTGAACCATTGGGTATTAGCAGTAGGGACGGCTGGAAGGTTGAATATATGACTAATTTATCAAGTTCTAGATTAAGTTCCCTTCATGCTTCATCTACTTCTTTTGGAAGCCCCAAGACACATGAGGCAATAGTGCACCGTCAATCTTTCCGCAGTGACAGGCATTTGATGCCAAAGAAGCCCTTGAATCAGGAAAGAGACAAGGTAGTACGGGGTAGTTTTGATCAGAGAGAATGGTCAGCTTCTAGAAAGTCAAGATCCAATGTGAAGAAATCTCAAGTTTCTTCCTCCACATTTAAGGAGAGTAATGACACTGCTCCTTGTATTAATTTGTGTGAATATGAATCAAAAAGCCATTTCAGGGATGATGCCTCATTTGAATGTGATCATGTGGATTCTGAGAAGCCAACTAGGTTGGTTGGAGATGAAAGTTATGTTCCTAGCCATATAGCCAATGtggaaatagaaaataaaaccaTGGCTTTTCATCATCCCAGCCAAGAAATGCCGGCAGTTATGTTGGTAGAAGGCGTGCATTCAACTGAAAACCTAAATAGTTTAAGTTTACAG GAACCATTAGATTTGCACACAGAGGAAAGCTTGGAGAACTTGCAACACTTTGTTGCAGAAATACAATCTCCGTCAAGCTCCAAGGAGCCTGATCAGCCCAGTCCAATATCAGTTCTGGAAGCCACTTTTCCGGATGATCTTTCTTCAGCCTCTGAATGCTTTGAGAGTCTCAGTGCAGACCTACATG GGCTTCGCATGCAGCTTCAGCTACTTAAGCTGGAGTCGGAAGCATATGAAGAAGGGTCTGTGTTCCTTTCAAGTGATGAAGATCTGAGAGAAACCCCGCTTGGATTTTCACAACAGAAGGGAATTACTGAGAGTCGGGAATCTTCGTATGCAGTGACTGTACTAATTAACTCTGGGATTAATGATATTGATCTTGATACTTTCAGGGCAACCTGGGACTCTCCTGAGTGCCCGGTAAATCCCTCAGTATTTGAAGAACTTGAGAAGAAGTATTGTGACTGTGAAACATGGGTGAGGCATGAGAGAAGGCTGCTGTTTGACCGCATAAATTCGGCCTTACTGGTGATTTACGAGGAATTTGCAGATCCACCACACCCCCGGACCAGGCAGCGAACCAGGATTTGTGGTGAGTGGATAAAGAAGGGGATCAAAGACAATGTCTTGAGAGTGCTTACCAGCCAAGACAAGAAAGCAAGCAAAGACGCAACCGAGATGATCCTGGGGAAGGAATCCCAGTGGTTGGATTTGAGAAATGACAATGAGGTAATTGGTAAGGAAATTGAGAAGTTTATATTGGAAGATCTGGTTACGGAATTACTAGCAATGTAG
- the LOC119998828 gene encoding protein SODIUM POTASSIUM ROOT DEFECTIVE 1-like: protein MSSYKNKSRTGNLLWSFFSPSLSRLSVSHKPRFLETLVLVPLPLKGIADMLCTSQASTAICLSMDEASSSSSSSSIQLGGRAIDRHNPIIRDQKRLPRGGDLPAAPCSSSQQHINPKKTSTIRPNNNDRKGKKSSSSNKPKKSSDKSTSGSANPLENHRLAAPLRDSSRYLLSETPFFNGLSDYDPVLTIVPAEAEPSKITSNSTQALTMANDQVSSKPSSSSTSSDQVVVLRVSLHCRGCEGKLRKHLSRMKGVTSFNIDYAAKKVTIIGDISPVTALASVSKVKSAQFWTSSIAQSCASAKI from the exons ATGAGTTCTTACAAGAATAAAAGCAGAACAGGCAACCTTCTCTGGAGCTTcttttctccatctctctcccGTCTTTCCGTCTCTCACAAACCCAGATTCCTTGAAACCCTTGTACTAGTTCCACTACCATTGAAAGGAATAGCAGACATGTTGTGCACATCTCAAGCTTCAACAGCCATTTGCTTGAGCATGGATGaagcctcctcctcctcctcctcctcctccattcaACTGGGCGGTCGTGCCATCGACCGCCACAACCCCATCATTCGGGACCAAAAACGACTCCCCAGAGGAGGTGACCTCCCTGCAGCACCCTGTTCCTCCTCTCAACAACACATTAATCCCAAGAAGACCTCAACAATAAGACCAAATAATAATGATCGTAAAggcaagaaaagctcctcctccAATAAGCCAAAAAAGTCTTCTGATAAATCAACTAGTGGTAGTGCTAACCCACTTGAAAATCATCGTTTGGCTGCTCCTCTACGTGACTCATCCAGATATCTCTTAAGCGAGACGCCCTTCTTTAATGGCTTATCGGATTATGACCCTGTCTTGACTATAGTTCCTGCAGAAGCTGAACCCAGTAAGATTACTAGTAATAGTACTCAAGCTCTCACTATGGCAAATGACCAAGTCTCTTCAAAGCCCTCATCTTCTTCTACGTCTTCAGACCAG GTGGTGGTGCTGAGGGTGTCCCTGCACTGCAGAGGCTGCGAAGGAAAATTGAGGAAACATCTATCTAGAATGAAAG GTGTGACATCTTTCAACATAGACTATGCAGCAAAGAAGGTGACGATTATTGGTGACATATCACCAGTCACTGCCCTGGCAAGCGTCTCCAAGGTTAAGAGCGCACAGTTCTGGACATCTTCGATCGCTCAATCATGTGCCTCAGCTAAGATATAG
- the LOC119998838 gene encoding UDP-glucuronic acid decarboxylase 1-like: MDYHRGDGVEVRIARIFNTYGPRMCLDDGRVVSNFVAQAIRKLPLTVYGDGKQTRSFQYVSDLVEGLVALMDSEHVGPFNLGNPGEFTMLELAEVVKETIDSSATIEFKPNTADDPHKRKPDISKAKELNWEPKISLREGLPLMVSDFRNRILNEDEGKGP; encoded by the exons ATGGATTATCACCGAGGTGACGGTGTTGAG GTGCGGATTGCTCGCATCTTTAATACATATGGGCCTCGCATGTGTTTGGATGATGGACGTGTTGTTAGCAATTTTGTTGCTCAG GCCATCCGCAAACTACCCTTAACTGTGTATGGTGATGGGAAACAAACTCGAAGCTTTCAATATGTTTCTGACCTG GTTGAAGGACTGGTGGCTCTAATGGACAGTGAGCATGTGGGTCCTTTCAACCTTGGTAATCCCGGAGAATTCACCATGCTAGAACTTGCTGAG GTggtaaaagaaacaattgattcAAGTGCAACCATAGAATTCAAGCCAAATACTGCTGATGATCCACATAAGAGGAAACCTGATATTAGCAAAGCAAAGGAGCTTAACTGGGAGCCAAAAATTTCTCTGAGAGAAGGATTGCCTCTCATGGTGAGTGATTTCCGCAATCGCATTTTGAATGAAGATGAAGGAAAAGGGCCGTGA
- the LOC119998571 gene encoding UDP-glucuronic acid decarboxylase 1-like, translating to MHYRLPTAQRKQSAMKQLHKQSSIRRDEELPTSQKSPYSPKALKPRSLPRSINYLFREQRLLFILVGVLIGATFFILQPTLSRLRTADPSPTNHATIPRSYEERHLDSTVYQRRSFSAAAKVVGRVPVAIGSRRLRIVVTGGAGFVGSHLVDKLIDRGDEVIVIDNFFTGRKDNLVHQFSNPRFELIRHDVVEPILLEVDQIYHLAFPASPVHYKYNPVKTIKTNVMGTLNMLGLSRRIFSCQLMNNYDDEIHMKSSKKLPYTQMQRNLYESIYHSFSMRVDHVYFVSLLVPKDDIWVNKIKQEEEPDLVDESEENNIEVDVTEEFFTDMTGVLEDLFFTHPGSLELLRAFPQVLLMDATYKTNRFRMFLFEIALNCLRSMINECTTPRVIITNGDLALMRSCA from the exons ATGCATTACAGATTGCCCACAGCACAGAGAAAGCAGAGCGCCATGAAGCAGCTTCACAAGCAATCAAGCATTCGAAGGGACGAGGAGCTCCCGACCTCCCAGAAATCCCCATATTCTCCCAAGGCCTTGAAACCCAGATCCCTTCCCAGATCAATCAACTACCTCTTCAGAGAACAGCGCCTCTTATTCATTCTCGTCGGGGTTCTCATTGGCGCCACCTTCTTCATCCTCCAGCCTACTCTCTCTCGCCTCCGAACGGCCGACCCTTCTCCCACCAATCACGCCACCATCCCTAGATCCTACGAGGAACGTCACCTTGACTCCACCGTATATCAGAGGCGATCTTTCTCGGCCGCTGCCAAGGTAGTTGGACGCGTACCGGTGGCGATCGGGAGCCGAAGGCTGCGGATTGTTGTCACTGGTGGTGCTGGATTTGTTGGGAGCCATCTCGTGGATAAGCTTATCGATCGTGGTGACGAGGTTATTGTCATTGACAATTTCTTCACTGGGAGGAAGGACAATTTGGTTCACCAATTTTCTAATCCAAGATTTGAGCTCATCCGCCATGATGTGGTGGAGCCAATTCTCTTGGAGGTGGATCAGATCTATCACTTGGCTTTCCCAGCTTCTCCGGTCCATTACAAGTACAACCCCGTCAAGACAATC AAGACAAATGTGATGGGTACTCTTAATATGTTGGGTCTTTCACGACGTATCTTCTCA TGCCAATTGATGAACAACTATGACGATGAGATACATATGAAGTCTTCAAAGAAGCTTCCATATACTCAAATGCAGAGGAATCTCTACGAGTCGATTTATCATTCTTTCTCAATGAGGGTCGACCACGTGTATTTTGTATCACTTTTGGTTCCAAAA GATGATATTTGggtcaataaaataaaacaagaagaagaacctgATCTTGTGGATGAAagtgaagaaaataatattgaAGTTGATGTCACAGAAGAATTTTTTACCGATATG ACTGGTGTGCTTGAAGATTTATTCTTCACACATCCAGGCTCGTTAGAATTGTTACGCGCATTCCCGCAAGTGTTACTGATGGATGCGACGTACAAAACTAACAGGTTCAGGATGTTTCTATTTGAGATT GCACTGAATTGTTTACGGTCAATGATAAATGAATGCACTACTCCAAGAGTTATTATCACCAATGGAGATTTGGCGTTGATGAGGTCGTGTGCCTAA